A window of the Deinococcus sp. KNUC1210 genome harbors these coding sequences:
- a CDS encoding RNA ligase family protein: MDIRRKYPRTPHLPWSLGAGSDDAVLGQASGFFGREVVVTEKLDGENTTLYRSGLHARSLDPRPHPSRDWVKGLQGRIGYLIPAGWRVCGENMYARHSLGYDDLESYFYLFSVWDETDTALNWDDTLRWAEQLGVPTPRQLYRGPWNESLIRALPVDPEVMEGYVVRTVQGFPAAAFQDHVAKYVRAEHVQTDAHWMHQAVVPNGLRNEP; this comes from the coding sequence ATGGACATCCGGCGAAAATACCCCCGCACCCCCCACCTGCCCTGGTCTCTGGGTGCAGGCAGTGATGACGCGGTGCTGGGACAGGCGAGCGGGTTCTTCGGTCGGGAAGTGGTGGTGACCGAGAAGCTCGATGGCGAGAACACCACGCTATACCGCTCTGGGCTGCACGCCCGTTCGCTCGATCCACGGCCTCATCCGTCGCGTGACTGGGTAAAAGGTCTACAGGGCCGGATCGGCTACCTGATCCCGGCGGGCTGGCGGGTGTGCGGCGAGAACATGTATGCGCGGCACTCGCTCGGATACGACGATCTGGAAAGTTATTTCTACCTGTTCAGTGTCTGGGACGAAACGGATACGGCCCTGAACTGGGATGACACCCTCAGGTGGGCCGAACAGCTCGGCGTTCCCACGCCCCGGCAACTGTACCGGGGACCGTGGAACGAGTCTCTGATCCGGGCGCTGCCTGTCGATCCCGAGGTGATGGAAGGCTACGTGGTTCGCACCGTTCAGGGCTTTCCCGCCGCTGCATTTCAGGATCACGTCGCCAAGTACGTGCGGGCTGAACACGTGCAGACCGACGCTCACTGGATGCATCAGGCCGTCGTGCCCAACGGTCTGAGGAACGAACCGTGA